Proteins encoded within one genomic window of Nilaparvata lugens isolate BPH chromosome 11, ASM1435652v1, whole genome shotgun sequence:
- the LOC111043690 gene encoding uncharacterized protein LOC111043690 (The sequence of the model RefSeq protein was modified relative to this genomic sequence to represent the inferred CDS: added 33 bases not found in genome assembly) has product MGTKIIGWILLSYHLFGISFTIYGYHLEMEIMSRYKAGSSDAIKHQEQIIIVMVIGAALTLSTIFDVILLIGAYTNWPKYLLTWIVMEVISVILSIFGVPGLMLEFPPFFGNIPGLSLVTTVYIILIVKSHHHNLLTIAKKTSPVVDA; this is encoded by the exons tCTTACCACCTCTTTGGTATCTCATTTACGATTTATGGATATCATTTGGAGATGGAAATAATGAGTAGATACAAAGCTGGTTCATCTGATGCAATTAAACATCAAG agcaaattatcaTAGTAATGGTTATTGGAGCAGCTCTTACGTTATCCACCATCTTTGATGTCATTCTACTGATAGGAGCTTACACG aATTGGCCGAAATATTTACTCACTTGGATTGTTATGGAAGTTATCTCGGTTATTCTAAGCATTTTCGGTGTTCCTGGTCTAATGTTGGAATTTCCACCGTTTTTTGGAAATATACCAGGATTATCTTTAG TTACCACCGTCTACATCATTCTCATCGTCAAAAGTCATCACCATAATCTGTTAACGATTGCCAAAAAAACGTCACCAGTTGTTGATGCTTGA